A portion of the Parasedimentitalea marina genome contains these proteins:
- a CDS encoding VOC family protein, with protein sequence MPKIETLDLRVRDPNTQVKFYCDVLGMKDIGDGCVSYADQETALRFLKTERSYTPHPHDLYWKIALAVPDIELACRQLQDRGVSVGTPSQFRDVGYLTKIVDPEGLVIELIDHWFQGNRPDGPVNPDFLGGGAHLNLLTLRTADIDPIKRACAEWGMTPLSVQPVTPYGYTLYFFAFTAETPPSTDLMAVENREWVYQRPYTVLEVQHLHSIDAVGLPDPGKAGYAGMTVSGVPGLEHNAGGIMVSSGN encoded by the coding sequence ATGCCCAAGATTGAAACACTGGATCTCCGTGTGCGCGACCCAAACACACAGGTGAAATTCTATTGTGATGTCTTGGGCATGAAAGACATAGGCGACGGGTGCGTCAGCTATGCAGATCAAGAGACGGCCCTGCGTTTTCTCAAAACCGAACGGTCTTACACGCCTCACCCCCATGATCTTTATTGGAAAATCGCACTTGCAGTCCCCGACATCGAACTGGCCTGTCGGCAATTGCAAGACAGAGGTGTGTCGGTTGGCACTCCCAGTCAATTCCGCGACGTCGGGTATTTGACAAAGATTGTTGATCCAGAAGGGCTCGTCATTGAGTTGATTGATCATTGGTTTCAGGGCAACAGACCCGACGGTCCTGTCAATCCAGATTTTCTGGGCGGTGGCGCGCACCTGAACCTTCTGACGCTGCGCACTGCGGACATCGACCCGATCAAGCGGGCCTGTGCAGAATGGGGCATGACGCCCTTGTCGGTTCAGCCCGTCACGCCCTATGGGTATACCTTGTACTTCTTTGCCTTCACTGCAGAAACCCCGCCGTCGACTGATCTGATGGCGGTTGAGAACCGGGAATGGGTATATCAAAGACCATACACCGTTCTGGAAGTGCAGCACCTGCATAGTATCGATGCGGTCGGTCTGCCTGATCCAGGCAAAGCTGGCTACGCTGGGATGACCGTGTCCGGCGTTCCCGGACTTGAGCATAATGCTGGCGGCATCATGGTCTCGTCAGGGAATTAA
- a CDS encoding LysR family transcriptional regulator, whose amino-acid sequence MPLNWDDLKILLAVARGGSLSRAAIMLEVDQSTISRRLSGMEVALDTVLFKRSKTGLQASDAGERLLPLAEAVEQAVDVFVEGASDERPGGPSGLVRIFGNAWILNRLSERVLPNFLAQYPNVDVRLLTQAPTSPVRSDATVSLWFEAPPKHGDTALRLGDVPFALYALKGRDPDALDWVSFYDEDAPDRAPVRYWNRHRGDADKLRVTVTDAGLILASVRSGAGKGLLPMCLGEQDTTLQAIDGPKSQLTRSLHLHVHPDTLKVRRVEAVVATLREQFEQVFLP is encoded by the coding sequence ATGCCCCTCAACTGGGACGATCTGAAAATCTTGCTGGCCGTCGCGCGCGGCGGATCGTTGTCGCGCGCAGCGATCATGCTCGAGGTTGACCAGTCCACGATCAGCCGCCGGTTGTCTGGTATGGAAGTCGCTCTCGATACGGTGCTGTTCAAACGCTCCAAGACCGGGCTGCAGGCGAGCGATGCTGGCGAAAGGCTACTGCCGCTGGCTGAGGCCGTGGAACAGGCAGTTGATGTCTTTGTTGAAGGTGCATCAGATGAACGCCCAGGTGGCCCTTCAGGTCTTGTGCGCATCTTTGGCAACGCATGGATCCTCAACCGGCTGTCTGAACGGGTGCTGCCGAATTTCCTCGCACAGTATCCCAACGTGGATGTACGGCTGCTGACACAGGCGCCGACGTCACCCGTCCGCTCTGACGCGACGGTGTCGCTGTGGTTCGAGGCACCGCCGAAGCACGGTGATACCGCTCTGCGACTTGGTGATGTGCCCTTCGCGCTTTACGCGCTCAAGGGTCGCGATCCCGATGCGCTTGACTGGGTGTCCTTTTACGACGAAGACGCACCGGACCGCGCGCCGGTTCGCTACTGGAACCGCCACCGGGGCGATGCGGACAAGTTACGTGTGACGGTGACAGATGCGGGGCTGATCCTTGCCTCTGTGCGGAGCGGGGCTGGGAAAGGGCTTTTGCCGATGTGTCTGGGAGAGCAGGATACGACACTGCAGGCGATTGACGGACCCAAGTCGCAATTGACCCGCTCCCTGCATCTACACGTCCATCCTGACACTTTGAAAGTCCGGCGAGTCGAAGCCGTGGTTGCGACCCTGCGCGAGCAATTCGAGCAAGTATTTCTGCCTTAA
- the queF gene encoding preQ(1) synthase → MANEDIYANLTQLGGKTELPNSPEEAVLERVPNPQAGTDYAVRFTAPEFTSLCPMTGQPDFAHIVLDFVPGDWLVESKSLKLFLGSFRNHGAFHEDCTVTIGKRLVELLQPKWLRVGGYWYPRGGIPIDIFYQTGEQPSTVWIPDQGVPTYRGRG, encoded by the coding sequence ATGGCTAACGAAGACATCTATGCAAATCTGACCCAGCTTGGTGGTAAAACCGAGTTGCCCAACTCCCCAGAAGAGGCGGTGTTGGAACGCGTTCCGAACCCGCAGGCTGGAACGGACTATGCGGTGCGTTTCACTGCGCCCGAGTTCACATCGCTGTGCCCTATGACCGGGCAACCTGATTTTGCCCACATCGTACTAGATTTCGTTCCCGGTGACTGGCTGGTCGAAAGCAAATCGCTGAAACTGTTCCTTGGTTCGTTTCGCAATCACGGCGCCTTTCACGAGGATTGCACAGTTACCATTGGCAAGCGACTGGTGGAATTGTTGCAACCCAAGTGGCTTCGCGTTGGCGGCTATTGGTATCCACGCGGAGGCATTCCAATTGATATTTTCTACCAAACTGGTGAGCAGCCTTCGACTGTTTGGATACCGGACCAGGGTGTCCCAACATATCGTGGCCGTGGATAA
- the queE gene encoding 7-carboxy-7-deazaguanine synthase QueE codes for MNRLRIAEIFGPTIQGEGAVIGVPTVFVRAGGCDYRCSWCDSLHAVDSKFRHDWKMMSAADIFAEVEHLSGGVPLAVSLSGGNPAIQDFSPLIALGHAKGYRFVMETQGSVAQSWFSDLSTLILSPKPPSSGETVDWAKFDDCINQAKQAETVMKIVIFDEADYDWARNVAARYPDLPLYLQPGNHTPPPPEAEDAEIDMDGIMHRYEWLIDKTLGDHWYTPTILPQLHVLVWGNKRGV; via the coding sequence ATGAACCGCTTACGTATCGCTGAGATTTTTGGCCCAACCATACAGGGTGAAGGCGCCGTGATCGGGGTTCCTACCGTCTTTGTGCGGGCGGGTGGATGTGACTATCGCTGCTCGTGGTGTGACAGCCTGCATGCGGTGGACAGCAAATTCCGCCACGACTGGAAAATGATGAGCGCGGCGGACATCTTTGCTGAGGTCGAGCATCTGTCTGGGGGCGTGCCCCTAGCCGTTTCCCTATCCGGCGGCAATCCGGCCATTCAGGACTTCTCGCCCCTGATCGCCCTAGGCCATGCCAAAGGATATCGTTTTGTCATGGAAACCCAGGGTTCAGTTGCACAAAGCTGGTTCAGTGATCTGTCCACGTTGATCCTAAGCCCCAAGCCCCCATCCTCAGGGGAAACAGTGGATTGGGCCAAGTTCGACGATTGTATCAACCAGGCCAAGCAGGCTGAAACGGTGATGAAAATCGTGATCTTTGACGAGGCTGACTATGACTGGGCGCGCAACGTCGCTGCCCGCTACCCCGACCTGCCACTGTACCTGCAACCCGGCAACCATACTCCACCGCCGCCCGAGGCCGAGGATGCCGAGATCGACATGGACGGCATCATGCACCGCTATGAGTGGTTGATCGATAAAACTCTGGGAGATCACTGGTATACTCCCACCATCCTGCCACAGCTGCATGTGCTCGTCTGGGGCAACAAACGCGGCGTTTGA
- a CDS encoding 6-pyruvoyl trahydropterin synthase family protein has translation MYRITKEFHFSASHQLCALPSDHPCSRMHGHNYIAEVELAANELDQNGFVLDYRELTPLKSWIDDELDHRHLNEAFDHDMVTSEFLAKKIYEFCQARWPQTSAVRISETPKTWAEYRP, from the coding sequence ATGTATCGGATCACCAAAGAGTTCCACTTTTCCGCCAGTCACCAGCTTTGCGCCCTGCCCAGCGATCACCCCTGTTCCCGCATGCATGGGCACAATTACATCGCTGAAGTAGAGTTGGCCGCTAATGAGTTGGACCAGAATGGCTTTGTCCTCGATTATCGCGAGCTAACGCCGCTCAAGTCCTGGATCGACGATGAATTGGATCACCGCCATCTGAACGAGGCCTTCGATCACGATATGGTCACCTCGGAATTTCTGGCCAAGAAAATCTATGAATTCTGTCAGGCGCGCTGGCCCCAAACCAGCGCCGTGCGGATCAGCGAGACCCCCAAAACCTGGGCTGAGTATCGACCATGA
- the queC gene encoding 7-cyano-7-deazaguanine synthase QueC, whose translation MKTIVICSGGLDSVSLAHKVAAEHELIGLISFDYGQRHSKETDFAARCAKRLGVPFDLIDMRHIGAHLSGSALTDDVDVPDGHYAEETMKVTVVPNRNAIMLAIAFGVAAAKQADAVATAVHGGDHFIYPDCRPDFTEAFEAMQAKALDGYADVKLYTPFVHVPKSAIVTEGAKHDTPFADTWSCYKGGEQHCGRCGTCVERREAFHLAGVTDPTVYADPDYWKSVLENA comes from the coding sequence ATGAAGACAATCGTTATCTGCTCAGGCGGACTCGATTCGGTTTCTCTGGCGCACAAAGTTGCGGCAGAACACGAATTGATAGGCCTGATTTCCTTTGATTATGGCCAACGCCACAGCAAAGAAACCGACTTTGCCGCACGCTGTGCTAAACGGCTTGGTGTCCCCTTTGACCTGATCGACATGCGCCATATCGGCGCCCATCTGTCCGGCTCCGCCCTAACAGATGATGTCGACGTGCCAGATGGGCACTATGCCGAAGAAACCATGAAGGTCACGGTGGTTCCCAACCGCAATGCCATCATGCTGGCCATTGCCTTTGGCGTGGCTGCGGCCAAACAGGCTGATGCAGTTGCCACTGCGGTGCACGGAGGAGATCACTTTATCTATCCCGATTGCCGCCCCGACTTCACCGAAGCGTTTGAAGCCATGCAGGCCAAAGCGCTGGATGGTTATGCTGATGTGAAACTTTATACGCCATTTGTGCATGTTCCCAAGTCGGCCATCGTAACCGAAGGTGCCAAGCACGACACCCCGTTTGCAGATACTTGGTCCTGCTACAAAGGTGGCGAACAACACTGTGGACGTTGCGGCACCTGCGTGGAACGGCGCGAGGCCTTCCATCTGGCTGGGGTCACAGATCCCACCGTATATGCAGATCCCGACTATTGGAAATCTGTACTGGAGAACGCCTGA
- a CDS encoding spike base protein, RCAP_Rcc01079 family translates to MLDRFKTHLRDLTSPATEHFLIVPADGVDLPERPRVLYVEMDGIVMLRDSNDTVLAYTVVAGQQLNFSGIGVEATGTTATVYGWV, encoded by the coding sequence ATGTTGGACAGATTTAAGACGCACCTCCGGGACTTAACCAGCCCGGCGACGGAACATTTTCTCATTGTCCCTGCCGATGGCGTGGATCTGCCCGAAAGACCGCGAGTGTTGTACGTGGAAATGGATGGCATTGTGATGCTGCGCGACAGCAATGACACCGTGCTGGCCTATACGGTTGTTGCTGGCCAGCAGCTGAACTTCTCGGGCATTGGTGTCGAGGCAACCGGCACCACGGCAACCGTTTACGGGTGGGTGTAA